Genomic segment of Rubrivirga sp. SAORIC476:
CCGGGTGCTGCTGGAGGAGCGGGCCGACGATCTCGAGCGACTCGCGCAGGCACTCTTGGAAAAGGAGGTGCTCAACGAGAACGACCTCCGCGAGGTGCTCGGCGAGCGCCCGTACCAGCGACACGACCATCAGGCGGGCGTGACCGCCGAGGGCGAGCCCGTCAACCTGCCGCCCGGTCCGGCCTCCGAGGGGGACGGCGTCGCCTCGACCGAGCCCGCCTCGGTAGACTCGTCGGCGCCGGTCAGGGACGAGCCGGACATCTCTGCATCGACGTAGGCGACAGTCTGATCGCGCGATTCACAAGGCTCGTCCGCTGCACGCGGACGGGCCTTTCGTGTATAGAGGGGAAGATGGAGGCAACTGGCAGCGTGCCGTGAGGATCGGATCAAGCGTGATCTGTCGGTCTGTATCGGCTGCTGTGCTCCACACAGGCTTCGTCCTCTGGGCCCTGGAATCGCAGGTCTCGCCATGGATTGTGAAGGTCCGGGCATTGGGGATGGGGGGAGGAGTCGGTACGTTGAGGGTTCGATTCTCGCGTGCCGGCCGGTCGCCGCGCCCGCATCAACCAGACCTGACCGCACCGCTGTGCCTACGATCAACCAACTCGTCCGGAAGGGCCGCAAGCCCAAGCGCAAGACCTCCGGGTCGATCGCTCTCCAGGGCAACCCGCAGCGCCGTGGCGTCTGCACCCGCGTGTACACGACGACGCCGAAGAAGCCGAACTCGGCCCTCCGCAAGGTCGCCAAGGTCCGCCTGACGAACGGCTACGAAGTCATCGCCTACATCCCGGGCGAGGGCCACAACCTCCAGGAGCACTCGATCGTGCTCGTCCGTGGTGGCGGCGCCAAGGACCTCCCGGGCGTGAAGTACCACATTGTCCGTGGCGCGCTCGACACGGCCGGCGTCGCCGACCGGCGGAAGTCCCGCTCGAAGTACGGCGCCAAGAAGCCGAAGAGCTAAGCCGTCGCCTGTCAGCACGCCGCCCGTTTTGGGGGCGTGCTGCAGTTCGACGCTCCCCGTCCACGCTGATCGCTGACAAGCTGATCGCTGACAGCTAGAAACCCATGCGCAGGAAGCAAGCAGAAAAGCGGATCCCCACCCCGGACCCGATCTACGGTGACGTCACCGTCGCCAAGTTCATCGCCGCCGTCATGCGCGACGGCAAGAAGTCCGTGGCCCAGGGCCTCGTCTACGGCGCCTTCGACTTGGTCGAGGAGCGCATCGGCGAGCCCGGCGTCGAGGTCTTCCGCCAGGCGCTGACCAACGCGGCCCCGCTGGTCGAGGTCCGCAGCCGCCGCGTCGGTGGCGCGACCTACCAGGTGCCGATCGAGGTCCGCCCCGAGCGGCGCACCTCGCTCGCGTTCCGCTGGCTCCTCCAGTACGCCAAGGCCCGCGGCGACAAGTCGATGGCCAACCGCCTCGCAGCCGAGCTCATCGCCGCCTCGCGCGGTGAGGGCGGCGCTGTCAAGAAGAAGGACGACACGCACCGCATGGCCGAGGCCAACAAGGCGTTCGCTCACTTCGCCCGCTTCTAACCGAACCGTCATACGCGCTTCCGCCTCTGGGTGAGACTGGCGCGTTTCCTCGGCTCCCCCCCCGAACCGACGACCTCCAATGGCCGACCTCCAAGGCAAGACCTTTTCGCTCGCCAAGACCCGAAACATCGGGATCTCGGCGCACATCGACGCGGGCAAGACCACGACGACCGAGCGCATCCTGTACTACACCGGCAAGACGCACCGGATCGGCGAGGTCCACGAGGGCGGCGCCACGATGGACTGGATGGAGCAGGAGAAGGAGCGTGGCATCACCATCACCTCGGCGGCGACGACCGCGGAGTGGAAGGGCCACCGCATCAACATCATCGACACCCCCGGCCACGTCGACTTCACCGTCGAGGTGGAGCGCTCGCTGCGCGTGCTCGACGGCGCGGTCGCGCTGTTCTGCTCGGTTGGCGGCGTGGAGCCCCAGTCCGAGACGGTCTGGCGGCAGATGGACAAGTACCACGTCCCCCGTATCGCGTTCGTCAACAAGATGGACCGCACGGGCGCCAACTTCGAGAACGCGGTCCAGATGATGAAGGACCGCCTTGGCGCCAACGCCGTCCCGGTCCAGATTCCGATCGGCGACGGGGAGATGTTCCGTGGTCACATCGACCTGATCACGATGAAGGCGTTCATCTTCGATGACGCCACGCAGGGCTCGACCTGGGACGAGGTGGACGTTCCGGCCGACCTCGCGCCGACCGCCAAGAAAGCCCGCATCGTGCTGCTCGAGGCCGTCGCCGAGCACAACGACGAGCTTCTCATGATGTACCTCGAAGGGGAGGAGCTTCCCGTCGAGACCGTGAAGGAGACCGTCCGCGAGGCCGTGCTCTCGATGGACATCACGCCGGTCTTCTGCGGCTCGGCCTTCAAGAACAAGGGCGTTCAGCAGCTGCTC
This window contains:
- the rpsL gene encoding 30S ribosomal protein S12; amino-acid sequence: MPTINQLVRKGRKPKRKTSGSIALQGNPQRRGVCTRVYTTTPKKPNSALRKVAKVRLTNGYEVIAYIPGEGHNLQEHSIVLVRGGGAKDLPGVKYHIVRGALDTAGVADRRKSRSKYGAKKPKS
- the rpsG gene encoding 30S ribosomal protein S7, with translation MRRKQAEKRIPTPDPIYGDVTVAKFIAAVMRDGKKSVAQGLVYGAFDLVEERIGEPGVEVFRQALTNAAPLVEVRSRRVGGATYQVPIEVRPERRTSLAFRWLLQYAKARGDKSMANRLAAELIAASRGEGGAVKKKDDTHRMAEANKAFAHFARF